Proteins encoded by one window of Arachis ipaensis cultivar K30076 chromosome B04, Araip1.1, whole genome shotgun sequence:
- the LOC107636674 gene encoding laccase-17-like, which translates to MGVFLISFPKVPLLLLFMSFINLCMFELALAGTTRHYHFDITYKNVTRLCHTKSIVTVNGQFPGPRIVAREGDRLLIKVINNVQNNISIHWHGIRQLQTGWADGPAYVTQCPIQTGQSYVYNYTITGQRGTLFWHAHISWLRSTLYGPLIILPKKGAQYPFAKPHKEVPIIFGEWWNADPEAVISQALQSGGGPNVSDAYTMNGLPGPLYNCSAKDTFKLKVKARKIYLLRLINAALNDQLFFSIANHTLTVVEVDAVYVKPFATNTILIAPGQTTNVLLKTKSHYPNATFLMMARPYATGLGTFDNSTVAGVLEYKSPPNTHHSNSIVSLKNLPLLKPVLPALNDTSFATKFTNKLRSLASAEFPANVPKKVDRHFFFTVGLGTNPCEKNQTCQGPNGTKFSASVNNMSFALPDTALLQSYFFRQSNGVYTTDFPTSPLNPFNYTGTPPNNTMVSSGTKMVVIPYNTSVEVVMQDTSILGAENHPLHLHGFNFFVVGQGFGNFDPKNDPANFNLLDPVERNTVGVPSGGWVAIRFLADNPGVWFMHCHLEVHTSWGLRMAWVVLDGKLTNQKLLPPPFDLPKC; encoded by the exons ATGGGTGTTTTCCTTATTTCATTTCCTAAAGtcccactattattattatttatgtcaTTCATCAATTTATGCATGTTTGAGCTTGCACTAGCGGGCACCACCAGGCACTACCATTTTGAT ATAACGTACAAAAATGTGACACGACTATGCCATACAAAGAGCATAGTGACAGTGAATGGTCAATTTCCAGGACCTCGCATTGTAGCTAGGGAGGGAGACCGTCTTCTGATCAAAGTTATTAACAATGTGCAGAACAACATTTCCATCCATTG GCATGGCATTCGACAGCTTCAAACAGGTTGGGCTGATGGACCAGCATATGTAACTCAATGTCCAATCCAAACAGGTCAAAGTTATGTTTACAATTACACCATTACTGGGCAGAGAGGAACTCTGTTTTGGCATGCTCACATATCATGGTTAAGATCAACTCTCTATGGTCCTCTCATTATTCTTCCAAAGAAAGGTGCTCAGTATCCTTTCGCAAAACCCCATAAGGAAGTCCCCATAATATTTG gagAATGGTGGAATGCGGATCCTGAGGCAGTGATAAGTCAAGCTTTGCAAAGCGGCGGAGGACCAAATGTGTCTGATGCCTACACAATGAATGGACTTCCAGGGCCGTTATATAACTGCTCTGCCAAAG ATACATTCAAATTGAAGGTGAAGGCGAGGAAGATTTACCTTTTGCGATTGATCAATGCTGCGCTCAACGATCAACTCTTCTTCAGCATTGCAAATCACACTCTCACAGTCGTTGAAGTAGATGCTGTTTATGTAAAGCCATTTGCAACAAACACAATACTAATTGCCCCAGGTCAAACCACTAATGTTCTTCTGAAGACTAAGTCACATTACCCCAATGCCACTTTCTTAATGATGGCTAGACCATACGCAACCGGCTTAGGAACCTTTGACAATTCAACCGTCGCCGGCGTATTGGAATACAAAAGCCCACCCAATACTCATCATTCAAATTCAATTGTTTCATTGAAGAACCTTCCGCTCCTAAAACCTGTCCTGCCAGCGCTTAACGACACTTCTTTTGCAACAAAATTTACCAACAAACTCCGCAGTCTTGCAAGCGCTGAGTTCCCAGCTAACGTCCCCAAGAAAGTGGATAGACACTTTTTCTTCACAGTTGGGCTCGGTACAAATCCGTGTGAGAAGAACCAAACATGTCAAGGGCCTAATGGGACGAAGTTCTCTGCATCGGTGAACAATATGTCTTTTGCACTTCCCGATACCGCGCTTCTCCAATCTTATTTCTTTAGACAATCCAATGGTGTTTACACCACAGACTTCCCAACAAGTCCCTTGAATCCGTTCAACTACACCGGCACGCCGCCGAACAACACGATGGTGAGCAGTGGAACAAAGATGGTGGTTATTCCGTACAACACGAGCGTGGAGGTAGTCATGCAGGACACCAGCATCCTTGGTGCGGAAAATCACCCTCTCCATTTGCATGGCTTTAACTTCTTTGTTGTTGGCCAAGGTTTTGGTAACTTTGATCCGAAAAATGATCCTGCAAACTTCAATCTTCTTGATCCTGTTGAAAGGAACACAGTTGGTGTTCCATCtggtggatgggttgctatacGATTCCTTGCGGATAATCCAG GGGTATGGTTCATGCATTGTCACCTGGAAGTGCATACGAGCTGGGGTTTAAGAATGGCGTGGGTTGTCTTGGATGGAAAGCTCACAAATCAGAAACTGCTTCCACCACCCTTCGATCTTCCAAAGTGCTAA